The following proteins are co-located in the Pedobacter sp. FW305-3-2-15-E-R2A2 genome:
- a CDS encoding SGNH/GDSL hydrolase family protein, producing MKAFQKLSLLLAPFALLILFTSMNMKPKKIIFFGDSITQMGVAPGGYVDLISKALDPSKYEVIGAGIGGNKVYDLYLRMEQDVLVKKPDLVVIYIGVNDVWHKQSMHTGTDYDKFISFYQALINKIQGGGAKVVLCTPAVIGEKKNGANEMDADLDKYSAAIRDLAVKNKLPLCDLRTLFKTYGAQHNAEDLAKGILTTDGVHLNDKGNQTLAEALLPLVK from the coding sequence ATGAAAGCATTTCAAAAACTAAGCCTTCTGCTGGCGCCATTTGCGCTGCTTATCTTATTTACTTCAATGAATATGAAGCCTAAAAAGATTATTTTTTTTGGTGATTCTATCACCCAAATGGGGGTTGCTCCCGGTGGATATGTAGACCTGATCAGTAAAGCACTGGATCCTTCAAAATATGAAGTGATTGGTGCCGGAATTGGTGGAAATAAGGTATATGATCTTTATTTAAGAATGGAACAGGATGTGCTGGTTAAAAAGCCAGACCTGGTGGTGATCTATATCGGGGTGAATGACGTATGGCATAAACAATCCATGCATACTGGAACGGATTATGATAAGTTTATTTCTTTTTATCAGGCATTGATCAACAAGATTCAAGGCGGTGGGGCAAAGGTGGTCTTATGCACCCCAGCTGTGATCGGAGAGAAAAAAAATGGTGCAAATGAGATGGATGCTGACCTGGACAAATATTCTGCCGCAATAAGGGATCTGGCTGTTAAAAATAAATTGCCGCTGTGTGACCTTAGAACATTGTTTAAAACTTACGGAGCGCAACATAATGCGGAAGATCTCGCCAAAGGGATATTAACGACAGATGGTGTACATTTGAACGATAAAGGAAATCAGACCCTGGCAGAAGCATTACTGCCACTTGTAAAATAA